The following proteins are encoded in a genomic region of Rattus rattus isolate New Zealand chromosome 2, Rrattus_CSIRO_v1, whole genome shotgun sequence:
- the Rhcg gene encoding ammonium transporter Rh type C encodes MAWNTNLRGRLPITCLILQVTMVVLFGVFVRYDIQADAHWWLEKKRKNISSDVENEFYYRYPSFEDVHAMVFVGFGFLMTFLQRYGFSAVGFNFLLAAFGIQWALLMQGWFHFFEEGHILLSVENLIQADFCVASTCVAFGAVLGKISPMQLLIMTFFQVTLFTVNEFILLNLIEAKDAGGSMTIHTFGAYFGLTVTWILYRKNLEQSKQRQSSVYHSDLFAMIGTLFLWIYWPSFNSASSFHGDTQHRAALNTYLSLAASVLTTVAVSSVIHKKGKLDMVHIQNATLAGGVGVGTAAEMMLTPYGALIVGFFCGILSTLGFAYLSPFLESRLRIQDTCGIHNLHGIPGIIGGIVGAVTAAYSSPDVYGEPGIVHSFGFGGYKADWTKRMQGRSQIFGLLLSLAMALVGGIIVGFILKLPFWGQASDENCFEDDIYWEVPEEVNTVYIPEDLAHKHSASLVPAIPLVLSTPSASIVPPVPPTPPASLATVTSSSLVH; translated from the exons ATGGCCTGGAACACCAACCTCCGGGGACGGCTGCCCATCACCTGCCTGATCCTGCAGGTGACCATGGTGGTTCTCTTCGGCGTGTTCGTGCGCTACGACATCCAGGCTGATGCTCACTGGTGGTTGGAGAAGAAGCGCAAGAACATCTCCAGCGATGTGGAGAACGAATTTTACTATCGCTACCCTA GCTTCGAGGATGTACACGCCATGGTCTTCGTGGGCTTCGGCTTCCTCATGACCTTCCTGCAGCGCTATGGGTTCAGCGCTGTAGGCTTCAACTTCCTGCTGGCAGCTTTCGGCATCCAGTGGGCGCTGctcatgcagggatggttccatTTCTTTGAAGAAGGCCATATTCTCCTGAGCGTCGAGAA CCTCATCCAAGCCGACTTCTGTGTGGCATCTACCTGTGTGGCCTTTGGGGCAGTTCTAGGCAAGATCAGCCCAATGCAACTGCTCATTATGACCTTCTTCCAAGTGACTCTCTTCACAGTGAATGAGTTCATCCTCCTGAACCTGATAGAG GCAAAGGATGCAGGGGGCTCTATGACCATCCACACATTTGGCGCCTACTTTGGACTCACAGTGACCTGGATCCTCTACCGAAAAAACCTGGAGCAGAGCAAGCAGAGACAGAGTTCAGTGTACCATTCGGACCTTTTCGCCATGATTG GTACCCTCTTCCTGTGGATATACTGGCCTAGCTTCAACTCAGCCAGTTCCTTCCACGGAGACACCCAACACCGAGCAGCCCTCAACACCTACCTCTCCTTGGCGGCTAGTGTGCTAACCACAGTGGCAGTGTCCAGTGTCATACACAAGAAGGGCAAGTTGGATATG GTGCACATCCAGAACGCCACACTTGcaggtggggtgggtgtgggcacAGCCGCGGAGATGATGCTCACACCTTACGGCGCCCTCATCGTGGGTTTCTTCTGTGGCATCCTCTCCACCCTAGGATTTGCCTACCTATCG CCATTCCTGGAGTCCCGTCTTCGAATCCAGGACACGTGTGGCATTCACAACCTGCACGGCATCCCTGGCATCATAGGTGGCATTGTGGGTGCTGTGACAGCGGCCTACTCCTCCCCTGATGTGTATGGAGAGCCGGG GATAGTCCATTCCTTTGGCTTTGGGGGTTACAAGGCGGACTGGACCAAGAGAATGCAGGGCAGGTCCCAGATATTTGGCCTCCTCCTGAGCTTGGCCATGGCCCTGGTGGGAGGCATCATTGTGG GATTCATTTTGAAACTGCCGTTCTGGGGGCAAGCCTCGGATGAAAACTGCTTCGAGGACGACATCTACTGGGAG gtTCCTGAAGAGGTAAACACTGTCTACATTCCTGAGGACCTCGCTCACAAACATTCTGCCTCTCTGGTACCCGCAATACCTTTGGTACTTTCAACCCCTTCAGCATCCATAGTTCCTCCAGTCCCTCCAACACCTCCAGCATCCTTAGCAACAGTAACTTCATCATCCTTGGTACACTGA